The Deinococcus sonorensis KR-87 genome includes a window with the following:
- the rocF gene encoding arginase — protein sequence MNLSILGIPMDLGAGRRGVDMGPSALRNARLAGALRALGHHVHDLGDVPVAAPETADRHEHQGLVFRDSILSACRATYQQLAALPETVFPISLGGDHSVSMGTVAGAARGQRTGLIWVDAHTDYNTPQSSESGNIHGMPVAHLTGLGDPELSSIGGAWRLRPEDIVMIGIRSVDRAERELVRQAGIKIYTMKDVDQLGISRIAAETLERLSGTERLHVSFDADALDPSVAPGVGTPVPGGLSYREGHLLMELLSESQRVTSLDLVEVNPALDTRNATAEVMVGMAASLLGQQIM from the coding sequence ATGAACCTCTCGATTCTGGGTATTCCGATGGATCTGGGCGCCGGTCGCCGCGGCGTGGACATGGGACCGAGTGCCCTGAGAAACGCCCGGCTGGCCGGCGCGCTGCGGGCACTGGGGCATCACGTGCACGATCTGGGCGACGTGCCGGTGGCGGCGCCGGAGACGGCCGACCGCCACGAGCATCAGGGCCTGGTGTTCCGCGACAGCATCCTGAGCGCCTGCCGCGCCACCTACCAGCAACTGGCCGCGCTGCCGGAAACGGTCTTCCCCATCAGCCTCGGCGGGGACCACTCGGTCAGCATGGGCACGGTGGCGGGGGCAGCGCGCGGTCAGCGCACCGGCCTGATCTGGGTAGACGCCCACACCGACTACAACACACCGCAGAGCAGCGAATCCGGCAACATCCACGGCATGCCGGTGGCGCACCTGACCGGCCTGGGCGACCCGGAGCTGAGCAGCATCGGCGGAGCGTGGCGGCTGCGCCCGGAGGACATCGTGATGATCGGCATCCGCAGCGTGGACCGGGCCGAGCGGGAACTGGTGCGGCAGGCGGGCATCAAGATCTACACCATGAAGGACGTGGATCAGCTGGGCATCTCGCGAATCGCCGCCGAGACGCTGGAGCGCCTGAGCGGGACCGAACGGCTGCACGTCTCCTTTGACGCCGACGCCCTGGACCCCAGCGTGGCGCCCGGCGTGGGCACCCCGGTGCCGGGCGGCCTGAGCTACCGTGAGGGCCACCTGCTGATGGAGCTGCTGTCCGAGTCGCAGCGCGTGACCAGCCTGGACCTGGTGGAGGTGAATCCGGCCCTCGATACCCGTAACGCCACCGCCGAGGTGATGGTGGGCATGGCCGCCAGCCTGCTGGGGCAGCAGATCATGTGA
- a CDS encoding HAD family hydrolase, with translation MSDVASRRHVAFDWGGVFTIGTFDGRSTGRLAARLGLDVQRVRDSYFRHVRQLEVGAWTLPQFWTVMAREIGADPAFGYADFEQLYLGSIQDNPPMYDLLARLPGDVRAGLLSNNYPVVSEHLQSRPAFARFHRPVFSNLIGVKKPDPRSFAALEQAMGVPAGQVAFVDDVQENIDAAEQAGFHGLLYHHEQHGDFERRLGAWLNGTGPVS, from the coding sequence ATGAGTGATGTGGCATCGCGGCGGCACGTGGCCTTCGACTGGGGCGGCGTGTTCACCATCGGAACCTTTGACGGGCGCAGCACCGGGCGACTGGCCGCCCGGCTGGGCCTGGACGTACAGCGGGTGCGCGACAGTTATTTCCGGCATGTCCGGCAGCTGGAGGTGGGTGCCTGGACCCTGCCGCAGTTCTGGACAGTCATGGCCAGGGAGATCGGGGCCGACCCAGCCTTCGGGTATGCGGACTTCGAGCAGCTGTACCTGGGCAGCATTCAGGACAACCCCCCGATGTACGACCTGCTGGCGCGGCTGCCCGGGGACGTCCGGGCGGGGCTGCTGAGCAACAACTACCCGGTGGTAAGCGAGCACCTGCAATCTCGGCCCGCCTTTGCCCGCTTTCACCGGCCGGTCTTCAGCAACCTGATCGGCGTCAAGAAGCCGGACCCCCGCTCGTTCGCGGCGCTGGAGCAGGCGATGGGGGTGCCGGCCGGTCAGGTGGCCTTCGTGGACGATGTGCAGGAGAACATCGACGCGGCCGAGCAGGCGGGCTTTCACGGCCTGCTGTATCACCACGAGCAGCACGGTGACTTCGAGCGGCGCCTGGGGGCGTGGCTGAACGGTACGGGGCCGGTGTCCTGA
- a CDS encoding carboxypeptidase M32: MEARTLAQSEAHHAWVAARSASDFQLFAPHLERMMDFARRTADLIGYQDHPYDALLDEYEPGMRAAEVRSVFADLRDRTLPLLRRITAAGDAADYTVLRRPFSAAAQREFSLKVAREAFGLLPDFARLDVSAHPFQINFSRNDLRITTRFDETYFPMSLFGTWHETGHAMYEHGVGAEWERTPLGRGASLGVHESQSRMFENLLARSRPFWQRYFPELAAVAPEVAQGQDAESMYRAVNRVRPDLIRVEADEVTYNFHIMLRFELELSLLEGTLQVRDLPEAWNARMQEFLGITPPDDAHGVLQDVHWSAGLIGYFPTYTLGNLLSVQLLDAARQDPAIEAEVQQAEYGLLREWLVTNVHQYGRSLTPVELTVQATGRPLSADSYVQYLEQKYTDIYRLD, encoded by the coding sequence GAGCGAGGCGCACCACGCCTGGGTGGCCGCCCGCTCTGCCTCGGACTTTCAGCTGTTCGCACCGCATCTGGAGCGGATGATGGACTTCGCCCGGCGCACCGCGGACCTGATCGGGTATCAGGACCATCCCTACGACGCGCTGCTGGACGAGTACGAGCCGGGCATGCGGGCGGCGGAGGTGCGGAGCGTCTTCGCCGATCTGCGCGACCGCACGCTGCCGCTGCTGCGCCGCATCACGGCGGCCGGGGACGCGGCCGACTACACGGTGCTGCGCCGACCATTTTCAGCGGCAGCCCAGCGCGAGTTCAGCCTGAAGGTGGCGCGCGAGGCGTTTGGGCTGCTGCCGGACTTCGCACGGCTGGATGTATCGGCTCACCCGTTCCAGATCAACTTCAGCCGCAATGACCTGCGGATCACCACCCGCTTCGACGAGACCTACTTCCCGATGAGCCTGTTCGGGACTTGGCACGAGACCGGCCACGCCATGTACGAGCACGGGGTGGGGGCCGAGTGGGAGCGCACGCCGTTGGGCCGGGGCGCCAGCCTGGGTGTTCACGAGAGCCAGTCGCGGATGTTCGAGAACCTGCTGGCCCGGTCGCGGCCCTTCTGGCAGCGCTACTTTCCGGAGCTGGCGGCGGTGGCCCCGGAGGTGGCGCAGGGGCAGGACGCCGAATCGATGTACCGGGCCGTCAACCGGGTGCGCCCGGATCTGATCCGGGTGGAGGCCGACGAGGTCACCTACAACTTCCACATCATGCTGCGCTTCGAGCTGGAGCTGAGCCTGCTGGAAGGCACCCTGCAGGTGCGGGACCTGCCGGAGGCCTGGAATGCCCGGATGCAGGAGTTCCTGGGCATCACCCCGCCCGATGACGCGCATGGCGTGCTGCAGGACGTGCACTGGTCGGCCGGCCTGATCGGGTACTTCCCGACCTATACGCTCGGCAACCTGCTGAGTGTGCAGCTGCTGGACGCCGCCCGCCAGGACCCGGCCATCGAGGCAGAGGTGCAGCAGGCCGAGTATGGCCTGCTGCGCGAGTGGTTGGTAACCAACGTGCACCAGTACGGCCGCAGCCTGACGCCGGTGGAGCTGACTGTGCAGGCCACCGGCCGGCCGCTCAGCGCGGACAGTTACGTGCAGTATCTGGAGCAGAAGTACACCGACATCTACCGCCTGGATTGA
- a CDS encoding DUF3208 domain-containing protein codes for MTDAQGRAAVRLLQGYLWHPAQDELDLESYLPRELDEAYVLWDSVVAPFAFFENGEPTAGQTFYQFTVLRVYEERPGPEALHQDAQVVSEVLGPLLEATPPGVGWQLWEDLREL; via the coding sequence GTGACTGACGCTCAAGGCCGCGCTGCCGTGCGCCTCCTGCAGGGCTACCTGTGGCATCCGGCGCAGGATGAACTGGACCTGGAGTCCTATCTGCCGCGCGAACTGGACGAGGCCTACGTGCTGTGGGACAGTGTGGTCGCTCCCTTCGCCTTCTTCGAGAACGGGGAGCCGACCGCCGGGCAGACCTTCTATCAGTTCACGGTCCTGCGCGTGTACGAGGAACGCCCTGGCCCGGAAGCGCTGCATCAGGACGCCCAGGTGGTGAGTGAGGTGCTGGGGCCGCTGCTGGAGGCCACCCCGCCGGGGGTCGGCTGGCAGCTGTGGGAAGACCTACGGGAGCTCTAG
- a CDS encoding DJ-1/PfpI family protein: MSGPPDPDPQALPGPLVAVLMYPGVSELELGLMLGVLLLAGGEGAARTVARSRNSVVCAGGLVSTPQVMFAALPEVAGVLVPGGHGAQKAGRDPLLRDFLQAARGQGLPLGASGSGMLLAGEAGLLADRAVGVTPALADTVWGYLPGDVRPGEPVEDGPLLSAPGGLGAVQVTLGLSARLWGDEAARRAADSVGAAWTPST; the protein is encoded by the coding sequence ATGAGCGGGCCGCCGGACCCGGACCCGCAGGCGCTGCCGGGGCCGCTGGTGGCGGTGCTGATGTACCCCGGGGTCAGCGAGCTGGAGCTGGGGCTGATGCTGGGCGTGCTGCTGCTGGCGGGCGGCGAGGGGGCGGCCCGCACGGTGGCCCGCTCGCGCAACAGCGTGGTGTGTGCCGGCGGGCTGGTCAGCACGCCGCAGGTGATGTTCGCGGCGCTGCCGGAGGTGGCCGGCGTGCTGGTGCCGGGCGGCCACGGTGCCCAGAAGGCGGGCCGTGACCCGCTGCTGCGCGACTTCCTGCAGGCGGCGCGCGGACAGGGCCTCCCGCTGGGCGCCAGCGGCAGTGGCATGCTGCTGGCCGGCGAGGCGGGCCTGCTGGCCGACCGGGCGGTGGGCGTCACCCCGGCGCTGGCCGACACCGTCTGGGGCTACCTGCCGGGCGACGTGCGGCCCGGCGAGCCGGTGGAGGACGGCCCCCTGCTGAGTGCGCCGGGTGGACTGGGCGCGGTGCAGGTGACGCTGGGGCTGTCGGCCCGGCTGTGGGGCGATGAGGCGGCGCGGCGTGCGGCAGATAGCGTAGGGGCGGCGTGGACACCGAGTACCTGA
- the holA gene encoding DNA polymerase III subunit delta yields MILGFSGNHFLAEEKAREVMQARGLPLRDLPRIGGDDVRLETLAPLLAPSLFGEAALLLDLEGVKVPAGVMDLLARSGATVAVLDATPAASRLKLYEKPGVGEHFPSPAPSKPGEVQGWVTARARQLGLKLDRDAAQYLAEVFGTDLAGMAAELNKLSLLDGPLNREAVQRVVGREPPGDSFAMLGAATSGRPGEALLQLRRLLASGEDPFRLMGAVVWQYSLVARCVALQQESGGPVSEAVAAQRLNVKPYPAKKALEVARRLNEPRIRAQLGRILDADQAMKSGQDAGAVMERLIVQLSV; encoded by the coding sequence ATGATTCTGGGCTTCAGCGGCAACCACTTTCTGGCCGAGGAGAAGGCGCGCGAGGTGATGCAGGCGCGCGGCCTGCCGCTGCGTGACCTGCCGCGCATCGGAGGCGACGACGTGCGGCTGGAGACGCTGGCTCCGCTGCTGGCCCCCTCGCTGTTCGGCGAGGCGGCGCTGCTGCTGGACCTGGAGGGCGTCAAGGTGCCGGCCGGGGTGATGGACCTGCTGGCAAGGTCGGGGGCCACCGTGGCGGTGCTGGACGCCACGCCCGCCGCCAGTCGCCTGAAGCTCTACGAAAAGCCGGGCGTGGGCGAACACTTTCCGAGCCCCGCTCCCAGCAAGCCGGGCGAGGTGCAGGGATGGGTCACGGCGCGGGCGCGGCAGCTGGGCCTGAAGCTGGACCGGGACGCCGCGCAGTACCTCGCGGAGGTGTTCGGCACCGACCTGGCGGGCATGGCGGCCGAGCTGAACAAACTGTCGCTGCTGGACGGCCCCCTCAACCGCGAGGCGGTGCAGCGGGTGGTGGGGCGCGAGCCGCCGGGCGACAGCTTCGCGATGCTGGGTGCCGCCACCTCCGGCCGGCCCGGCGAGGCGCTGCTGCAGCTGCGCCGGCTGCTGGCCAGCGGCGAGGACCCGTTCCGGCTGATGGGCGCGGTGGTGTGGCAGTACAGCCTGGTGGCGCGCTGCGTGGCGCTGCAGCAGGAGTCGGGCGGGCCGGTCAGCGAGGCGGTGGCGGCCCAGCGGCTGAACGTCAAACCGTACCCGGCCAAGAAGGCGCTGGAGGTGGCCCGCCGCCTGAATGAGCCGCGCATCCGCGCCCAGCTGGGGCGCATCCTGGACGCCGATCAGGCGATGAAGAGCGGTCAGGACGCCGGCGCGGTCATGGAGCGCCTGATCGTGCAGCTGAGCGTCTAG
- a CDS encoding helix-turn-helix domain-containing protein: protein MKLHERLRELRSERGLRLKDVAETAGISVPYLSDLERGRTNPSLDTLQTLAGAYRISVHDLLEGVEFYGQNSEGSLPKGLADLVADPVLGGHLTPDWVRTLSRIELRGKRPRDKGDWYEIYLHLKRILD, encoded by the coding sequence ATGAAACTACATGAACGGTTGCGCGAGCTGCGCAGTGAACGCGGGCTGCGGCTGAAGGACGTCGCCGAGACGGCCGGGATCAGTGTGCCTTATCTTTCTGACCTGGAGCGTGGACGCACCAACCCAAGCCTGGACACCCTCCAGACGCTGGCCGGGGCGTACCGCATCTCGGTGCACGACCTGCTGGAAGGGGTCGAGTTCTACGGTCAGAACAGCGAGGGCTCGCTGCCCAAGGGGCTGGCCGATCTGGTGGCCGACCCGGTGCTGGGCGGCCACCTGACCCCCGACTGGGTCCGCACCCTGTCGCGCATTGAGCTGCGTGGCAAGCGTCCCCGCGACAAAGGTGACTGGTACGAGATCTACCTGCACCTGAAGCGCATTCTGGACTGA